In Raphanus sativus cultivar WK10039 chromosome 5, ASM80110v3, whole genome shotgun sequence, the following proteins share a genomic window:
- the LOC108860928 gene encoding late embryogenesis abundant protein 29 → MASNQQSYKAGETRGKTQEKTGQAMGAMRDKAEEGKDKTSQTAQTGQQKTHETAQAAKDKTSQAAETTQQKGHETAQAAKEKTSQAAQTTQQKAHETTQAAKDKTSQAAQTAQEKARDTKDKTGSYMSETGEAIKQKAQDAAQYTKETAEAGRDKTGGFLSQTGEHVKQAAMGAADAVKHTFGMATEEEDREHHPGTATTTTGTTRTTDPTHHTYQRK, encoded by the exons atggcGTCTAACCAACAAAGCTACAAAGCTGGTGAAACAAGAGGCAAGACTCAG GAGAAGACAGGACAAGCTATGGGAGCGATGAGGGACAAGGCTGAGGAAGGCAAGGACAAGACATCTCAAACGGCCCAAACAGGCCAACAAAAGACTCACGAGACAGCCCAGGCAGCGAAAGACAAGACATCTCAAGCTGCCGAAACGACCCAGCAGAAGGGTCATGAGACAGCCCAGGCAGCGAAAGAGAAGACATCTCAAGCTGCCCAAACAACCCAGCAAAAGGCTCATGAGACGACCCAAGCAGCAAAAGACAAGACATCTCAAGCTGCCCAGACGGCCCAAGAAAAAGCCCGGGACACGAAGGATAAGACGGGGAGTTACATGTCCGAGACAGGAGAAGCCATAAAGCAGAAGGCTCAAGACGCTGCTCAGTACACGAAAGAGACGGCTGAAGCCGGTAGAGACAAGACCGGTGGGTTCTTGAGCCAGACCGGTGAGCATGTGAAGCAGGCGGCTATGGGTGCAGCTGATGCGGTGAAGCACACTTTTGGGATGGCTACGGAGGAAGAAGATAGAGAACATCATCCAGGCACGGCTACGACAACTACTGGTACTACTCGGACCACTGATCCCACTCATCATACTTATCAGAGGAAGTGA